From Chlorocebus sabaeus isolate Y175 chromosome 15, mChlSab1.0.hap1, whole genome shotgun sequence, the proteins below share one genomic window:
- the ACVR2B gene encoding activin receptor type-2B isoform X2, with protein MTAPWAALALLWGSLCAGSGRGEAETRECIYYNANWELERTNQSGLERCEGEQDKRLHCYASWRNSSGTIELVKKGCWLDDFNCYDRQECVATEENPQVYFCCCEGNFCNERFTHLPEAGGPEAPTLLTVLAYSLLPIGGLSLIVLLAFWMYRHRKPPYGHVDIHEDPGPPPPSPLVGLKPLQLLEIKARGRFGCVWKAQLMNDFVAVKIFPLQDKQSWQSEREIFSTPGMKHENLLQFIAAEKRGSNLEVELWLITAFHDKGSLTDYLKGNIITWNELCHVAETMSRGLSYLHEDVPWCRGEGHKPSIAHRDFKSKNVLLKSDLTAVLADFGLAVRFEPGKPPGDTHGQVGTRRYMAPEVLEGAINFQRDAFLRIDMYAMGLVLWELVSRCKAADGPVDEYMLPFEEEIGQHPSLEELQEVVVHKKMRPTIKDHWLKHPGLAQLCVTIEECWDHDAEARLSAGCVEERVSLIRRSVNGTTSDCLVSLVTSVTNVDLPPKESSI; from the exons GCTCTGGGcgtggggaggctgagacacgggAGTGCATCTACTACAACGCCAACTGGGAGCTGGAGCGCACCAACCAGAGCGGCCTGGAGCGCTGCGAGGGCGAGCAGGACAAGCGTCTGCACTGCTACGCCTCCTGGCGCAACAGCTCTGGCACCATCGAGCTCGTGAAGAAGGGCTGCTGGCTAGATGACTTCAACTGCTATGATAG GCAGGAGTGTGTGGCCACTGAGGAGAACCCCCAGGTGTACTTCTGCTGCTGTGAAGGCAACTTCTGCAACGAGCGCTTCACTCatttgccagaggctgggggccCGGAAG CCCCCACCCTGCTCACGGTGCTGGCCTACTCACTGCTGCCCATCGGGGGCCTTTCCCTCATCGTCCTACTGGCCTTTTGGATGTACCGGCATCGCAAGCCCCCGTACGGTCATGTGGACATCCATGAG GACCCTGGgcctccacccccatcccctcTGGTGGGCCTGAAGCCACTGCAGCTGCTGGAGATCAAGGCTCGGGGGCGCTTTGGCTGTGTCTGGAAGGCCCAGCTCATGAATGACTTTGTAGCTGTCAAGATCTTCCCACTCCAG GACAAGCAGTCGTGGCAGAGTGAACGGGAGATCTTCAGCACACCTGGCATGAAGCACGAGAACCTGCTACAGTTCATTGCTGCCGAGAAGCGAGGCTCCAACCTCGAAGTAGAGCTGTGGCTCATCACGGCCTTCCACGACAAG GGCTCCCTCACGGATTACCTCAAGGGGAACATCATCACATGGAACGAACTGTGTCATGTAGCAGAGACGATGTCGCGAGGCCTCTCATACCTGCATGAGGACGTGCCCTGGTGCCGTGGCGAGGGCCACAAGCCGTCTATTGCCCACAG GGACTTTAAAAGTAAGAATGTATTGCTGAAGAGCGACCTCACAGCCGTGCTGGCTGACTTTGGCTTGGCTGTTCGATTTGAGCCAGGGAAACCTCCAGGGGACACCCACGGACAG GTAGGCACGAGACGGTACATGGCTCCTGAGGTGCTCGAGGGAGCCATCAACTTCCAGAGAGATGCCTTCCTGCGCATTGACATGTATGCCATGGGGCTGGTGCTGTGGGAGCTTGTGTCTCGCTGCAAGGCTGCAGACG GACCCGTGGATGAGTACATGCTGCCCTTTGAGGAAGAGATTGGCCAGCACCCTTCGTTGGAGGAGCTGCAGGAGGTGGTGGTGCACAAGAAGATGAGGCCCACCATTAAGGATCACTGGTTGAAACACCCG GGCCTGGCCCAGCTTTGTGTGACCATCGAGGAGTGCTGGGACCATGATGCAGAGGCTCGCTTGTCTGCGGGCTGTGTGGAGGAGCGGGTGTCCCTGATTCGGAGGTCGGTCAACGG
- the ACVR2B gene encoding activin receptor type-2B isoform X1, with protein sequence MTAPWAALALLWGSLCAGSGRGEAETRECIYYNANWELERTNQSGLERCEGEQDKRLHCYASWRNSSGTIELVKKGCWLDDFNCYDRQECVATEENPQVYFCCCEGNFCNERFTHLPEAGGPEVTYEPPPTAPTLLTVLAYSLLPIGGLSLIVLLAFWMYRHRKPPYGHVDIHEDPGPPPPSPLVGLKPLQLLEIKARGRFGCVWKAQLMNDFVAVKIFPLQDKQSWQSEREIFSTPGMKHENLLQFIAAEKRGSNLEVELWLITAFHDKGSLTDYLKGNIITWNELCHVAETMSRGLSYLHEDVPWCRGEGHKPSIAHRDFKSKNVLLKSDLTAVLADFGLAVRFEPGKPPGDTHGQVGTRRYMAPEVLEGAINFQRDAFLRIDMYAMGLVLWELVSRCKAADGPVDEYMLPFEEEIGQHPSLEELQEVVVHKKMRPTIKDHWLKHPGLAQLCVTIEECWDHDAEARLSAGCVEERVSLIRRSVNGTTSDCLVSLVTSVTNVDLPPKESSI encoded by the exons GCTCTGGGcgtggggaggctgagacacgggAGTGCATCTACTACAACGCCAACTGGGAGCTGGAGCGCACCAACCAGAGCGGCCTGGAGCGCTGCGAGGGCGAGCAGGACAAGCGTCTGCACTGCTACGCCTCCTGGCGCAACAGCTCTGGCACCATCGAGCTCGTGAAGAAGGGCTGCTGGCTAGATGACTTCAACTGCTATGATAG GCAGGAGTGTGTGGCCACTGAGGAGAACCCCCAGGTGTACTTCTGCTGCTGTGAAGGCAACTTCTGCAACGAGCGCTTCACTCatttgccagaggctgggggccCGGAAG TCACGTATGAGCCACCTCCGACAGCCCCCACCCTGCTCACGGTGCTGGCCTACTCACTGCTGCCCATCGGGGGCCTTTCCCTCATCGTCCTACTGGCCTTTTGGATGTACCGGCATCGCAAGCCCCCGTACGGTCATGTGGACATCCATGAG GACCCTGGgcctccacccccatcccctcTGGTGGGCCTGAAGCCACTGCAGCTGCTGGAGATCAAGGCTCGGGGGCGCTTTGGCTGTGTCTGGAAGGCCCAGCTCATGAATGACTTTGTAGCTGTCAAGATCTTCCCACTCCAG GACAAGCAGTCGTGGCAGAGTGAACGGGAGATCTTCAGCACACCTGGCATGAAGCACGAGAACCTGCTACAGTTCATTGCTGCCGAGAAGCGAGGCTCCAACCTCGAAGTAGAGCTGTGGCTCATCACGGCCTTCCACGACAAG GGCTCCCTCACGGATTACCTCAAGGGGAACATCATCACATGGAACGAACTGTGTCATGTAGCAGAGACGATGTCGCGAGGCCTCTCATACCTGCATGAGGACGTGCCCTGGTGCCGTGGCGAGGGCCACAAGCCGTCTATTGCCCACAG GGACTTTAAAAGTAAGAATGTATTGCTGAAGAGCGACCTCACAGCCGTGCTGGCTGACTTTGGCTTGGCTGTTCGATTTGAGCCAGGGAAACCTCCAGGGGACACCCACGGACAG GTAGGCACGAGACGGTACATGGCTCCTGAGGTGCTCGAGGGAGCCATCAACTTCCAGAGAGATGCCTTCCTGCGCATTGACATGTATGCCATGGGGCTGGTGCTGTGGGAGCTTGTGTCTCGCTGCAAGGCTGCAGACG GACCCGTGGATGAGTACATGCTGCCCTTTGAGGAAGAGATTGGCCAGCACCCTTCGTTGGAGGAGCTGCAGGAGGTGGTGGTGCACAAGAAGATGAGGCCCACCATTAAGGATCACTGGTTGAAACACCCG GGCCTGGCCCAGCTTTGTGTGACCATCGAGGAGTGCTGGGACCATGATGCAGAGGCTCGCTTGTCTGCGGGCTGTGTGGAGGAGCGGGTGTCCCTGATTCGGAGGTCGGTCAACGG